The following are encoded in a window of Streptomyces sp. 11x1 genomic DNA:
- a CDS encoding Imm21 family immunity protein translates to MTHRAIEGREWLETDGGPFLLAPVSLLPTWTGYEGDYDLVIEGTDAGRSECYLLPGRNVVVLGDEPLASTVLESRSLIVQWVHANSEDEMRAHASEVDLDSIVWREGPVLESDGSLALMDAALPGAEATEDDLFVLESEAGAYRIDSAEVPLAPHCAARLHRLVPVKAG, encoded by the coding sequence ATGACGCACAGGGCTATTGAGGGCCGTGAATGGCTGGAGACGGACGGCGGTCCCTTCCTGCTGGCTCCGGTGTCGCTGCTTCCCACCTGGACGGGATACGAGGGTGACTACGATCTCGTCATCGAGGGGACGGACGCCGGACGGTCGGAGTGCTACCTGCTGCCGGGCCGCAACGTGGTGGTCCTCGGGGACGAACCCCTGGCGAGCACGGTCCTGGAGTCGCGTTCTCTGATCGTCCAGTGGGTGCACGCGAACTCCGAGGACGAGATGCGTGCGCACGCGTCCGAGGTCGATCTCGACTCCATCGTCTGGCGTGAGGGACCGGTGCTGGAGAGCGACGGAAGTCTCGCGCTCATGGACGCGGCGCTTCCGGGCGCCGAAGCGACCGAGGACGACCTGTTCGTCCTCGAAAGCGAGGCGGGTGCCTATCGGATCGACAGCGCCGAAGTCCCGCTCGCTCCGCACTGCGCGGCGAGACTGCACCGGCTCGTGCCGGTGAAAGCGGGTTAG
- a CDS encoding polymorphic toxin-type HINT domain-containing protein, producing the protein MSSPPWYRSPRPAWRTGRRRAALVLGLALSIGLLPQYSPQALAAADGLTKPGTQTNLDDPVRGRNAKPEKFRQSDDVAKAAVKDAEKTTWPKAATAEVALTSDKATRAEGLPLTARAIGGKNAADSLRVEVLGRKATTAAGVDGVLFTVARADGEDSRGTAQVALDYSAFADAYGGGYGSRLRLAQYPECVLTTPEKKSCSTPTYLKSTNDAAKQTLTAQVTAAGDTAGTDTQLMRTASASTSSVTVLAATAGAEGDGGDYKATSLKASSEWGVDTSSGAFTWSYPLTTPPVPGGSQPKVGLSYNSQSVDGQTAATNNQGSWIGQGFTYEPGFIERSYKACADDGHEDTYGDQCWAYDNATLSLAGGTSGEIVKDDTTGEWRVSGDDNSKVEKLTDAANGDNNGEHWKVTTTDGTQYFFGLGRLPGHSSGKEETASTWTVPVYGDDSGEPCHNATFANAHCTQAWRWNLDHVIDPHGNVMSYYYGKETNHYTQGLKTGENGKAYVRGGYLKRIDYGQRAGKVYSTEPSARVVFTTAERCIGDLTDCEPGDLTDATAADWPDVPWDQNCKADTKCVGQNSPTFWTRKKLTKITTQIRTGDSTYSAVDEWALSHDFTDNGDGSKSLWLKAIDHTGKVGTDVPMPSVELYGQQLASRVDVAGDNIQPFHRFRLSAVKNETGGVLSVNYADTQCTSSTLPAEDSSTKRCFPVKWSPPGAEEPIVDWFHKYVVASVVEQDLTGGNAEKVTSYTYLGDAGWRKVRPDGITTAEFRTWGDWRGYGRVRVETSDGTNSASNTKSEHVFFRGLDGDVDADGDARSATVKDSAGTSYEDSDWKAGQELETITYNGSDITQRAVTLPWTHVTATRVEDWGTRRARYLDKGSVDTYVSLGSGNWRHLRSTTSYDDKTGRAVRVDDAGEVGVADNECTRTEYADNASLHLYSYVSRVEKVGVDCSTTPNRKTDVISDELTHYDGSTTLGAAPTKGDATMTKKLSAHDGTTATYRTTAVTTYDDYGRPLVAKDAQTASSGTAYTSSTTYTDTFGLATKSTTTNRLGWTTSTEYAPQWGLPRAKVDQNGKRTELAYDGLGRLTSVWLPDRIGLSASIKYQYLVRGDDAPTAVHTQRIENDGTSYGSEWSLYDGLLRPRQEQTEGADGGRMVADTLYDGSGRVVKVNDTYHVAGAPAATLFEPVDADLDAQTVTQYDGAGRVTATLFKVQGAEKHRTTYTYGGDRVTTTPPAGGTKSTVVTDARDRTTTRIQHPASGGAVTTSYAYTDAGLLSKVTDDQGNTWSYTYDQLGRKKSAVDPDTGETTFTYDELDRQTSSTVNGARTSTVYDELGRPVSTWDGEATTGTRLSVTRYDTVAKGELYGVYTYKDGAVHSSVTYPTLDPENDYKPVSTKYFLSKTAEPQLGGTYEFTTQYNDDGTVQGQGLPAAGGLAGEALSYSYDELQRPVALNTSLGGGSYVSDVSYSPTSNLEQLELSTGDASAPKTWITNTFERGTDRLTSTRTDVEGASSVAYDASYTYNAVGDILSIADTPTGGTRDVQCFAYDGLRRLTDAWTSSVAPGGASGTAASQTACSSGASSTTVGGASPYWTEYGYDSIGNRTSEVRHGLNGGPTSTRAYAYGEEGSGPAGAASGAHTVSSVTETTTATATTPQITSRDTYTYDASGNTRTRVLDGDTQSLGWDRQGELTTVTNADGSVTSYTYDALGQRIVRDAPDEKTFYLPGMELHLAKSTSTVTATRYYTFASVTVAMREADGVRFLAADHQGTAQLSVDAKTGGTTRRRTDPFGNARDDSTSSATGWVNDKGFVGGTVQGSTGLTTLGAREYDTDTGRFVSADPIVDYTDPQQINGYAYSNNNPVTFSDASGLRLAECVGGWQECGPWPTGHKRGAVAANADGTGGVAPAGNAHTAAQAKADHARAEEEAAKQRAIAIAKELGKIIADELGITDALDCFTTGSLGSCGATAVNVVTSLIGGGPVGKLVSKYWYRLDKAYALGKRVVGLGKKLWNGFKDWRKSKKAADAAESAASSCNSFTPDTRVLMADGSTKRIEDVDIGDKVLATDPETGETRTETVTAEIKGTGLKHLVEVTVDTDGDKGTETASVTATDGHPFWVPELGEWLRAEDLAAGQWLSTSEGTRVRITAVVRWSEPTATVHNLTVSELHTYYVLAEDEALLVHNRSRRSDPEQVCPIGNYAGESIPARSKSQRFTDEEHDQIDELGFRFGCHTCGTLDPGGNGRFVPDHQPISSWVPDGTPQRLYPQCRPCSSRQGGWAGRLKSVMKGLYDAQGY; encoded by the coding sequence ATGTCCTCGCCCCCCTGGTACCGGTCCCCGAGACCGGCCTGGCGCACCGGCCGTCGCCGCGCCGCGCTCGTGCTCGGCCTCGCGCTGTCGATCGGCCTGCTCCCCCAGTACTCCCCCCAGGCCCTGGCCGCAGCCGACGGCCTCACCAAGCCCGGCACCCAGACCAACCTCGACGACCCGGTCCGCGGCAGGAACGCCAAGCCCGAGAAGTTCAGGCAGAGCGACGACGTCGCGAAGGCCGCGGTCAAGGACGCCGAGAAGACCACCTGGCCCAAGGCGGCCACCGCCGAAGTCGCCCTCACGAGCGACAAGGCCACCCGGGCCGAGGGCCTCCCCCTGACCGCCAGGGCCATCGGCGGCAAGAACGCCGCAGACTCCCTCCGCGTCGAGGTCCTCGGCCGCAAGGCCACCACCGCGGCCGGAGTCGACGGCGTCCTCTTCACGGTCGCCCGCGCCGACGGCGAGGACAGCAGGGGCACCGCCCAGGTCGCCCTGGACTACTCGGCCTTCGCGGACGCGTACGGCGGCGGCTACGGCTCCCGGCTGCGCCTCGCGCAGTACCCGGAGTGCGTACTGACCACGCCGGAGAAGAAGAGCTGCTCGACGCCGACGTACCTGAAGAGCACCAACGACGCGGCGAAGCAGACCCTCACCGCCCAGGTCACGGCGGCCGGCGACACGGCCGGCACCGATACCCAGCTGATGCGGACCGCGTCCGCGAGCACCTCCTCGGTGACCGTCCTCGCGGCCACCGCCGGCGCGGAGGGCGACGGCGGCGACTACAAGGCGACGAGTCTGAAGGCGTCCTCCGAGTGGGGCGTCGACACCTCGTCCGGCGCCTTCACCTGGTCGTACCCGCTCACCACCCCGCCCGTCCCCGGCGGCTCGCAACCCAAGGTCGGCCTCTCCTACAACTCCCAGTCGGTGGACGGCCAGACCGCGGCCACCAACAACCAGGGTTCGTGGATCGGCCAGGGCTTCACCTACGAGCCCGGCTTCATCGAGCGCAGCTACAAGGCCTGCGCCGACGACGGTCACGAGGACACGTACGGCGACCAGTGCTGGGCGTACGACAACGCCACGCTGTCCCTCGCGGGCGGCACCTCCGGCGAGATCGTCAAGGACGACACCACCGGGGAGTGGCGGGTCAGCGGTGACGACAACTCCAAGGTCGAGAAGCTGACCGACGCCGCCAACGGCGACAACAACGGTGAGCACTGGAAGGTCACCACGACCGACGGCACCCAGTACTTCTTCGGCCTGGGCCGCCTCCCCGGTCACAGCAGTGGCAAGGAGGAGACCGCCTCCACCTGGACCGTTCCCGTGTACGGAGACGACTCGGGCGAGCCCTGCCACAACGCGACCTTCGCGAACGCCCACTGCACGCAGGCCTGGCGCTGGAACCTCGACCACGTCATCGACCCGCACGGCAACGTCATGTCGTACTACTACGGCAAGGAGACGAACCACTACACGCAGGGTCTGAAGACCGGCGAGAACGGCAAGGCGTACGTCCGCGGCGGGTACCTCAAGCGGATCGACTACGGTCAGCGCGCCGGCAAGGTCTACTCGACCGAGCCGTCCGCCCGTGTCGTCTTCACCACCGCCGAGCGCTGCATCGGCGATCTGACCGACTGCGAGCCCGGCGACCTGACGGACGCCACGGCCGCCGACTGGCCGGACGTGCCCTGGGACCAGAACTGCAAGGCCGACACCAAGTGCGTGGGCCAGAACTCGCCGACGTTCTGGACCCGCAAGAAGCTCACGAAGATCACCACACAGATCCGCACAGGTGACTCCACGTACTCGGCGGTCGACGAGTGGGCCCTCTCCCACGACTTCACCGACAACGGTGACGGCTCCAAGTCGCTGTGGCTGAAAGCCATCGATCACACCGGCAAGGTGGGCACCGACGTCCCGATGCCGTCCGTGGAGCTCTACGGCCAGCAGCTCGCCAGCCGGGTCGACGTGGCCGGCGACAACATCCAGCCCTTCCACCGCTTCCGGCTGTCGGCGGTGAAGAACGAGACCGGTGGGGTCCTCAGCGTCAACTACGCGGACACGCAGTGCACATCGAGCACCCTGCCCGCCGAGGACTCCTCCACCAAGCGCTGCTTCCCGGTCAAGTGGAGTCCGCCGGGAGCCGAGGAGCCGATCGTCGACTGGTTCCACAAGTACGTCGTCGCCTCCGTCGTGGAGCAGGACCTCACCGGCGGCAACGCCGAGAAGGTCACCTCGTACACCTACCTCGGCGACGCCGGCTGGCGGAAGGTCAGGCCCGACGGCATCACCACCGCCGAGTTCCGCACCTGGGGCGACTGGCGCGGCTACGGCCGGGTCCGTGTCGAGACCTCCGACGGTACCAACTCCGCCTCGAACACGAAGTCCGAGCACGTCTTCTTCCGAGGGCTCGACGGTGACGTCGACGCCGACGGGGACGCCCGCTCGGCCACGGTCAAGGACTCCGCCGGTACCTCCTACGAGGACTCCGACTGGAAGGCCGGCCAGGAGCTGGAGACGATCACCTACAACGGCTCCGACATCACCCAGCGCGCGGTCACCCTGCCCTGGACCCACGTCACGGCCACCCGCGTCGAGGACTGGGGCACCCGCCGGGCGCGCTACCTCGACAAGGGCTCCGTCGACACCTACGTCTCCCTCGGCTCCGGCAACTGGCGGCACCTGAGGTCGACGACGTCCTACGACGACAAGACCGGGCGCGCCGTGCGGGTGGACGACGCCGGCGAGGTGGGCGTCGCCGACAACGAGTGCACCCGCACCGAGTACGCCGACAACGCGAGCCTCCACCTCTACTCGTACGTCTCGCGCGTGGAGAAGGTCGGCGTCGACTGCTCGACGACGCCGAACCGCAAGACGGACGTCATCTCCGACGAGCTGACCCACTACGACGGTTCGACCACCCTGGGCGCGGCCCCCACCAAGGGCGACGCGACCATGACCAAGAAGCTGTCGGCGCACGACGGCACGACGGCCACGTACCGGACGACCGCCGTGACGACGTACGACGACTACGGCCGCCCCCTGGTGGCGAAGGACGCCCAGACGGCGTCGTCCGGCACGGCGTACACCTCGTCGACCACCTACACGGACACCTTCGGTCTGGCGACGAAGTCGACGACCACGAACAGGCTGGGCTGGACGACGTCCACCGAGTACGCACCCCAGTGGGGCCTGCCCCGTGCGAAGGTCGACCAGAACGGCAAGCGGACCGAGCTTGCCTACGACGGGCTCGGCCGTCTCACCTCCGTCTGGCTGCCGGACCGCATCGGGCTGAGCGCCTCGATCAAGTACCAGTACCTGGTCCGCGGAGACGACGCACCGACCGCCGTCCACACCCAGCGGATCGAGAACGACGGCACGTCGTACGGCAGTGAGTGGTCGCTGTACGACGGCCTTCTGCGGCCCCGTCAGGAACAGACCGAGGGCGCCGACGGCGGCCGTATGGTCGCGGACACCCTCTACGACGGCTCCGGCCGTGTGGTGAAGGTCAACGACACCTACCATGTCGCGGGCGCCCCCGCCGCCACGCTCTTCGAGCCGGTCGACGCCGACCTCGACGCGCAGACGGTGACACAGTACGACGGGGCGGGCCGGGTCACCGCGACCCTCTTCAAGGTGCAGGGCGCGGAGAAGCACCGCACGACATACACGTACGGCGGCGACCGGGTCACGACGACACCGCCGGCCGGCGGCACGAAGTCGACGGTCGTGACGGACGCGCGGGATCGCACCACGACCCGGATCCAGCACCCGGCCTCCGGTGGCGCCGTCACCACCTCGTACGCGTACACGGACGCCGGCCTGCTGTCCAAGGTGACGGACGACCAGGGGAACACATGGTCGTACACCTACGACCAACTGGGCCGCAAGAAGTCGGCGGTGGACCCGGACACGGGCGAGACCACGTTCACGTACGACGAACTGGACCGGCAGACCTCGTCCACCGTCAACGGTGCCAGGACGTCGACCGTGTACGACGAACTGGGCCGCCCGGTCTCGACCTGGGACGGCGAAGCCACCACCGGCACGAGGCTCTCCGTCACCCGGTACGACACGGTCGCCAAGGGCGAGCTGTACGGCGTCTACACCTACAAGGACGGCGCTGTCCACTCGTCGGTGACCTATCCGACGCTCGACCCGGAGAACGACTACAAGCCGGTCTCGACGAAGTACTTCCTGTCGAAGACGGCTGAGCCACAGCTCGGCGGCACCTACGAGTTCACCACTCAGTACAACGACGACGGCACCGTACAGGGGCAGGGTCTGCCGGCGGCAGGCGGTCTGGCGGGCGAGGCGCTGTCGTACTCGTACGACGAACTGCAACGCCCGGTGGCGCTGAACACCTCGCTGGGCGGCGGCAGTTACGTGTCGGACGTCTCCTACTCCCCGACGTCGAACCTGGAACAGCTGGAGCTGTCCACCGGGGACGCGTCCGCTCCCAAGACGTGGATCACGAACACGTTCGAGCGGGGGACGGACCGGCTGACCAGCACGCGGACGGACGTGGAGGGCGCGTCGAGCGTCGCCTACGACGCGAGCTACACCTACAACGCGGTGGGCGACATCCTCTCCATCGCCGACACCCCGACCGGCGGCACGCGGGACGTGCAGTGCTTCGCGTACGACGGTCTGCGCCGACTGACGGACGCCTGGACGTCGTCGGTGGCGCCCGGCGGCGCGTCGGGCACGGCTGCCTCGCAGACCGCGTGCTCCTCGGGGGCGTCGTCCACCACGGTCGGGGGAGCGTCCCCGTACTGGACGGAGTACGGCTACGACTCGATCGGCAACCGCACGAGTGAGGTACGGCACGGACTGAACGGCGGCCCGACGTCGACCCGTGCGTACGCGTACGGGGAGGAGGGCTCCGGTCCCGCGGGAGCGGCCTCGGGCGCCCACACGGTGTCCTCGGTCACCGAGACGACCACGGCGACGGCCACGACCCCGCAGATCACGTCTCGGGACACCTACACCTACGACGCCTCGGGCAACACCAGGACGCGGGTCCTGGACGGGGACACCCAGTCGCTGGGCTGGGACAGGCAGGGCGAGCTGACGACGGTCACGAACGCCGACGGGTCCGTGACGTCGTACACCTACGACGCCTTGGGCCAGCGGATCGTTCGGGACGCCCCCGACGAGAAGACGTTCTACCTGCCGGGCATGGAGCTCCACCTGGCCAAGTCGACGTCCACCGTGACGGCGACGCGTTACTACACCTTCGCGTCCGTCACCGTGGCGATGCGGGAGGCGGACGGTGTCCGCTTCCTGGCAGCCGACCACCAGGGCACCGCGCAGCTGTCGGTCGACGCGAAGACGGGCGGGACGACCCGCCGCCGCACGGACCCCTTCGGCAACGCACGGGACGACTCCACGTCGTCCGCGACCGGGTGGGTCAACGACAAGGGCTTCGTCGGCGGCACCGTCCAGGGATCCACCGGCCTGACGACGCTCGGGGCACGCGAGTACGACACGGACACCGGCCGTTTCGTCTCGGCGGACCCGATCGTCGACTACACCGACCCGCAGCAGATCAACGGTTACGCCTACTCCAACAACAACCCGGTCACCTTCAGCGACGCCTCCGGACTGCGACTCGCGGAGTGCGTGGGCGGCTGGCAGGAGTGCGGGCCGTGGCCGACCGGCCACAAGCGCGGCGCGGTGGCCGCCAACGCCGACGGCACGGGTGGTGTCGCCCCCGCAGGCAACGCACACACCGCCGCCCAGGCGAAGGCGGACCACGCCCGGGCGGAGGAGGAGGCGGCCAAGCAGCGCGCCATCGCCATCGCCAAGGAACTCGGCAAGATCATCGCCGACGAGCTGGGCATCACGGACGCGCTGGACTGCTTCACCACGGGCAGCCTCGGCTCCTGCGGGGCGACCGCCGTGAACGTCGTCACCTCGCTGATCGGCGGTGGTCCGGTCGGCAAGCTCGTGTCGAAGTACTGGTACCGGCTCGACAAGGCGTACGCCCTCGGCAAGCGCGTCGTGGGACTCGGCAAGAAGCTGTGGAACGGGTTCAAGGACTGGCGCAAGAGCAAGAAGGCCGCCGACGCGGCTGAGAGCGCGGCCTCCTCGTGCAACAGCTTCACGCCCGACACACGGGTGCTGATGGCCGACGGTTCGACGAAGCGGATCGAGGACGTCGACATCGGCGACAAGGTCCTCGCCACCGACCCGGAGACCGGGGAGACCAGGACCGAGACCGTCACCGCCGAGATCAAGGGCACGGGCCTCAAGCACCTCGTCGAGGTCACCGTCGACACCGACGGCGACAAGGGCACCGAGACGGCGTCGGTCACCGCGACCGACGGTCACCCCTTCTGGGTGCCCGAACTCGGGGAGTGGCTGCGGGCCGAGGACCTCGCGGCGGGACAGTGGCTGAGCACCAGCGAGGGGACGCGGGTCCGGATCACGGCCGTGGTGCGGTGGAGCGAGCCGACAGCCACGGTGCACAACCTCACCGTCAGCGAGCTGCACACGTACTACGTGCTGGCCGAGGACGAGGCGCTCCTCGTCCACAACAGAAGCAGGCGCAGCGACCCGGAGCAGGTATGCCCCATCGGCAACTACGCCGGCGAGTCGATTCCCGCCCGGAGCAAGTCGCAGCGGTTCACGGACGAGGAGCACGACCAGATCGACGAGCTGGGCTTCCGGTTCGGATGCCATACTTGCGGCACACTCGACCCGGGGGGCAACGGCCGGTTCGTCCCCGACCACCAGCCGATCAGCTCCTGGGTTCCGGACGGCACGCCCCAGCGCCTCTATCCGCAGTGCCGCCCCTGCAGCAGTCGACAGGGTGGTTGGGCAGGCCGCTTGAAGTCGGTGATGAAAGGGCTCTATGACGCACAGGGCTATTGA
- a CDS encoding LamG-like jellyroll fold domain-containing protein, with product MGASRAGRRPVRSLTVATALTALLVTALGNAPAPEPTAATAAAGKAAEKADKGTGPALTEDAAQDRAAKTGKKVEITSLRDERSTTVANPDGTFTVTEYVQPVRTRKNGVWTEIDTTLVKRDNGTYAPRAAVTAMAFSGGGDRTFAEIEKDGRALSLDWPGTLPEPRIDGSTATYRDVLPGVDLKVTANAEGFSHVLVVKNAEAAAHPDLATLELPVDTTSVELTESAGGGLTATDRGSGGAVFEAPKPLMWDSGEGTGEPAEAPAPPGGDITPPDGATVEDVAVAVDSDSVTLTPDADLLTGDDTVYPVYIDPVFRTANRTGWTMVSSDSPSDSFWKFGDDEGVGLCPSNVSFRCSSSSDKKRQFFAIPTGTFEGKGIVEAQFAVTLVHSYSDSAREVQLARVNSTGASAISSKTNWSNQPSSKDTITAKSPTDTAGSCTSTNQNVRFGVTGTIRTAAAKGWDTTTFRLKAANESDVSYWKRFCGNAHLEVTYNRPPLQPDQGALQMKPGGSCEFGAATEHYVTEAPRVSVVLKDYDHNDTGSNSEQLQAQFKVFWEKDGQTVTHYATTGQRATTNVSKKITQTGQATSFYTIGSDVKDDGEPGFTLPKNTVIGWAVRGYDQVAYGAWSSDGAQTRCEFIYDTTQPRSATVTSATYPDDEAWHVGTGDYGSFTMDSPSADVTKYTYRFTGPHAVNTPKTVAAESTGGPATIRWMPPSEGTYALQVTAVDGAGNAQKTPTVHVFLVSDGRAPVAAWTLGDARGSTKAAGSGDAPDATAGSGVTFGAGGPLGSADTAVSFDGTENAWLDAGEPAVDTGRTFSVGAWVMLPSLPKENMTVVSQDGTAQPGFELGYDVDSASWTFRIPYGDIESLGTWKVSGAAAVPGSWTHLIGVYDAEQRKMMLYVNGVLVADDVQARRTTWNAGGAVQIGRKLALDGYLGHLKGTVADVKIHDRVIPPAEGQELGGVQPRQLAYWPLDVSASGISPEVDGGTGLTLGGGASVYLPDDSCDPEADPECVPPAEPLWGDGHLALNGTNAYATRAAGVLSAEDSFTLTARARLASTGSTADQTVLSLSGARGSAVTVKYLAASNRWQLKVTDADATDPVVTTVLDHGDLPSAEGDGDHLALVHNAVFGDVLLYVNGVAVAEAPWDNTWNFTTTSLQVGRTLTGTAGSEYFSGAVDEVRMYQGPLDASLVTLVAVMPAGSSISEG from the coding sequence GTGGGTGCCTCCCGTGCGGGCAGGCGTCCGGTCCGCTCGCTCACTGTCGCCACCGCGCTGACGGCCCTGCTGGTGACGGCACTCGGCAACGCCCCCGCCCCCGAGCCCACGGCCGCGACCGCCGCTGCGGGCAAGGCCGCCGAGAAGGCGGACAAGGGTACCGGCCCGGCCCTCACCGAGGACGCAGCCCAGGACCGGGCCGCGAAGACCGGGAAGAAGGTCGAGATCACCAGCCTGCGCGACGAGCGCAGCACGACGGTCGCCAACCCGGACGGCACCTTCACCGTCACCGAGTACGTGCAGCCGGTCCGCACCCGCAAGAACGGCGTCTGGACCGAGATCGACACCACGCTGGTCAAGCGGGACAACGGCACATACGCCCCCAGAGCAGCCGTCACCGCGATGGCCTTCTCCGGCGGCGGCGACCGCACCTTCGCCGAGATCGAGAAGGACGGCCGCGCCCTCTCCCTCGACTGGCCCGGCACACTGCCCGAGCCCAGGATCGACGGTTCCACCGCCACCTACCGCGACGTCCTGCCCGGCGTCGACCTCAAGGTCACCGCGAACGCCGAGGGCTTCTCCCACGTCCTCGTGGTCAAGAACGCCGAGGCCGCAGCCCACCCCGACCTCGCCACCCTCGAACTCCCGGTCGACACCACCTCGGTGGAGCTGACGGAGAGCGCCGGCGGCGGTCTGACCGCCACCGACCGCGGTTCCGGCGGCGCGGTCTTCGAGGCGCCGAAGCCGTTGATGTGGGACTCCGGCGAGGGCACGGGCGAACCGGCCGAGGCCCCTGCGCCCCCCGGCGGGGACATCACACCCCCCGACGGCGCCACCGTCGAGGACGTGGCGGTGGCCGTCGACTCCGACAGCGTCACCCTCACCCCCGACGCGGACCTGCTCACCGGCGACGACACGGTGTACCCGGTCTACATCGACCCCGTGTTCCGCACCGCCAACCGCACCGGCTGGACCATGGTGTCCTCCGACTCCCCGTCCGACTCCTTCTGGAAGTTCGGCGACGACGAGGGCGTGGGCCTGTGCCCGTCCAACGTCTCGTTCCGCTGCTCCAGCAGCAGCGACAAGAAGCGGCAGTTCTTCGCCATCCCGACCGGGACGTTCGAGGGCAAGGGCATCGTCGAGGCACAATTCGCCGTGACGCTGGTCCACTCCTACAGCGACTCCGCGCGCGAGGTGCAGCTGGCCCGCGTCAACAGCACCGGCGCGAGCGCGATCAGCTCGAAGACCAACTGGTCCAACCAGCCCTCCTCGAAGGACACGATCACCGCCAAGTCGCCGACCGACACGGCCGGTTCGTGCACCTCGACCAACCAGAACGTGCGCTTCGGCGTGACCGGCACCATCCGGACGGCGGCCGCCAAGGGCTGGGACACCACCACGTTCCGCCTCAAGGCCGCCAACGAGTCGGACGTCTCGTACTGGAAGCGCTTCTGCGGTAACGCCCACCTGGAAGTGACCTACAACCGGCCGCCGTTGCAGCCGGACCAGGGCGCCCTGCAGATGAAGCCGGGTGGCTCCTGCGAGTTCGGCGCGGCCACCGAGCACTACGTCACCGAGGCGCCCCGCGTCAGCGTCGTGCTCAAGGACTACGACCACAACGACACCGGCTCCAACTCCGAGCAGCTGCAGGCCCAGTTCAAGGTCTTCTGGGAGAAGGACGGCCAGACGGTCACGCACTACGCCACCACGGGTCAGCGCGCCACCACCAACGTCAGCAAGAAGATCACCCAGACCGGTCAGGCGACGTCCTTCTACACCATCGGCAGTGACGTCAAGGACGACGGCGAGCCCGGCTTCACCCTCCCGAAGAACACCGTCATCGGCTGGGCCGTGCGCGGCTACGACCAGGTGGCCTACGGTGCCTGGTCCTCCGACGGCGCGCAGACCCGGTGCGAGTTCATCTACGACACCACGCAGCCCAGGTCGGCGACCGTCACCTCCGCCACGTACCCGGACGACGAGGCCTGGCACGTCGGCACCGGCGACTACGGCAGCTTCACCATGGACTCGCCCTCCGCCGACGTCACCAAGTACACGTACCGCTTCACCGGCCCGCACGCGGTGAACACCCCGAAGACGGTGGCCGCCGAGTCCACCGGCGGCCCGGCGACCATCCGCTGGATGCCGCCGAGCGAGGGCACGTACGCGCTGCAGGTGACGGCCGTCGACGGGGCGGGCAACGCGCAGAAGACCCCGACGGTGCACGTCTTCCTCGTCAGCGACGGCCGGGCGCCGGTCGCGGCCTGGACCCTCGGTGACGCCAGGGGCTCCACGAAGGCCGCCGGCAGCGGGGACGCGCCCGACGCCACCGCCGGCTCCGGGGTGACCTTCGGCGCCGGGGGACCGCTCGGCTCCGCCGACACCGCCGTCTCCTTCGACGGCACCGAGAACGCCTGGCTCGACGCGGGCGAGCCCGCCGTCGACACCGGCAGGACCTTCTCCGTCGGAGCCTGGGTGATGCTGCCCTCGCTGCCGAAGGAGAACATGACCGTCGTCAGCCAGGACGGCACCGCCCAGCCCGGCTTCGAGCTCGGCTACGACGTGGACTCCGCGTCGTGGACCTTCCGCATCCCCTACGGAGACATCGAGTCGCTCGGCACCTGGAAGGTCTCGGGCGCCGCCGCCGTCCCCGGCAGCTGGACGCACCTCATCGGGGTCTACGACGCCGAGCAGCGCAAGATGATGCTGTACGTCAACGGCGTCCTGGTCGCCGACGACGTCCAGGCCCGCCGCACCACCTGGAACGCGGGCGGCGCCGTACAGATCGGCCGCAAGCTGGCCCTCGACGGCTACCTCGGACACCTCAAGGGCACGGTCGCCGACGTCAAGATCCACGACCGGGTGATCCCGCCCGCCGAGGGGCAGGAGCTGGGCGGCGTCCAGCCCCGCCAGCTCGCCTACTGGCCGCTCGACGTGTCCGCGTCCGGCATCTCCCCGGAGGTCGACGGCGGCACCGGTCTGACCCTGGGCGGCGGCGCCTCCGTCTACCTGCCCGACGACTCCTGCGACCCCGAGGCCGACCCGGAGTGCGTACCCCCGGCCGAGCCGCTGTGGGGCGACGGGCACCTGGCGCTGAACGGCACGAACGCCTACGCGACCCGGGCCGCCGGCGTGCTCTCCGCGGAGGACAGCTTCACCCTCACCGCCCGCGCCCGGCTCGCCTCGACCGGCTCCACCGCGGACCAGACGGTGCTCTCGTTGTCCGGCGCCAGGGGCAGCGCGGTCACGGTCAAGTACCTGGCCGCGAGCAACCGCTGGCAGCTGAAGGTGACCGACGCGGACGCGACGGACCCGGTGGTCACCACGGTCCTCGACCACGGCGACCTGCCGAGTGCGGAGGGCGACGGCGACCATCTGGCGCTCGTCCACAACGCGGTCTTCGGTGACGTGCTGCTCTACGTCAACGGCGTCGCGGTGGCGGAGGCTCCCTGGGACAACACATGGAACTTCACGACCACGAGCCTCCAGGTCGGCCGCACGCTCACCGGAACGGCGGGGAGCGAGTACTTCTCCGGGGCGGTTGACGAAGTCCGCATGTACCAGGGGCCGTTGGACGCATCCCTGGTGACGCTGGTGGCGGTCATGCCGGCGGGCTCAAGCATCAGTGAAGGGTGA